The genomic region TCGACTCCTATTACGACGCGCAGCGCGGCATCGACGCGCGCTGGCGCGTGCCTTCCGCCTGGACCCGCGCCTCGATCCTCAATGTCGCGCGCATGGCGTGGTTCTCCTCCGACCGCACCATCCGCGAATATGCCGAGGACATCTGGCACGTGCCGGTGCATCCGGGCGCCTCGCCGCAGCTCGGCAACCAGCGCGAGGCGAAGGCATAATCCCGGGACGCGGAAATCGATTACGCCCGACATCATTGAAATCAGCGCCATTGCCCGCGATATTGCATGACGGACGTCATTGCTCGTCATCGCCCCTGGCGGTGACGGAAGCGCCAGTCGATACTGAAAGATCTGCATGCTCACCAAGACCCCGCACCTTTTCGATGAAGCCACCGCCGTGACCGCCGGCGACAGCCGCTGGCAGGGACGAACCAGTCCCGATTACTGGGCGTTCGTCGGCCCGTTCGGCGGCTGCACCGCCGCGACCATCCTGCGCGCGCTGATGCAGCACCCGCAGCGCGCGGGCGATCCGCTGGCGCTGACGGTCAACTACTGCGCGCCGGTCGCCGAGGGCGCGTTCGATCTCGACGTCCGCCTGGTCAAGGCCAACCGCTCGAGCCAGCACTGGTCGGTCGAGATGACGCAGGGCGGCGGCGAGGTCGCGACGCTGGCAACCGCCGTGTTCGCCGAGCGCCGCCCGTCCTGGTCGCACCAGCCGGCCGGGTTTCCGGGCGCCGTGCCGTTCGAACAGCTGCGCTCCTTTCCGAAGCTCAAGATGACCTGGGCCAACCAGTACGATTTCCGCTTCGCCGAGGGCGAGCCGAAGTTCGCCGGCGGCGGCGCCGCGCAGCAGCTATCGAGCCCCTACTCAAAACTCTGGATCGCCGACCGTGTGCCACGCAAGCTCGATGCGCTGTCGCTGATGTCGATGTCGGACGCGTTCTTCGGCCGCGTCTTCCACGCAAGGCACGAGCTGGTGCCGTTCGGCACCGTGTCGCTGACGACCTATTTCCACGCCGACGCGGCCGACCTGGATGCGGAGGACACCACCCGCGTGCTCGCCACCGCCGACGCCAAGACCTTCCACAAGAGCTACGGCGACCAGCACGGCGAATTGTGGTCGCCGTCCGGCCGGCTGCTCGCGACCACGACGCAGATCGCTTATTTCAAGGCGTAGGCGTTTCGAGCGGATCGGCCACCGGCTCGTGTAGAGCCGTAGACAAATATCCACATTGGTCTGTGCCGACCGCATTGCCTATTTCAAGGGTTGAGGGAACATTGGCACGTCGCTTCTGTTCCACACCTTTGGGAGCACTGCTGCATGTCCGAAGCCGACACGTCAAAGCCCTCGCGCATCGCCCTGCTTGGCGTTCCCATCGAGATCGGCGCGTCGCAGGCCGGCCCGCTGATGGGACCGGACGCGCTGCGCACCGCGGGCATCGCGCGCCTGCTCGAGCAGCTCGACTTCCAGGTCGACGACCACG from Bradyrhizobium elkanii USDA 76 harbors:
- a CDS encoding acyl-CoA thioesterase, which encodes MLTKTPHLFDEATAVTAGDSRWQGRTSPDYWAFVGPFGGCTAATILRALMQHPQRAGDPLALTVNYCAPVAEGAFDLDVRLVKANRSSQHWSVEMTQGGGEVATLATAVFAERRPSWSHQPAGFPGAVPFEQLRSFPKLKMTWANQYDFRFAEGEPKFAGGGAAQQLSSPYSKLWIADRVPRKLDALSLMSMSDAFFGRVFHARHELVPFGTVSLTTYFHADAADLDAEDTTRVLATADAKTFHKSYGDQHGELWSPSGRLLATTTQIAYFKA